The Gopherus evgoodei ecotype Sinaloan lineage unplaced genomic scaffold, rGopEvg1_v1.p scaffold_34_arrow_ctg1, whole genome shotgun sequence genome window below encodes:
- the VASP gene encoding vasodilator-stimulated phosphoprotein isoform X3, whose product MRPQSRGSQGPSETVVCATRATVMLYDDANKKWVTAGSGPQAVSWVQIYHSPGSNTFRVVGRKMQADQQVVINCAIVKGMKYNQATPNFHQWRDARQVWGLNFGSKEDASQFASGMLLALDRLEAGLAPSGPPQNGPSPDEMEQQKRHQLEQEQERRVVNAGAPATPSGGGPPPPPGPPPPPGPPPPPGLPAAAGGPPPATGGPPPAPPLPAAQGPGAGGGGATGLAAAIASAKLRKIAKQEDGAGPAGGSSSPGTAPKTEASRGGGGGGLMEEMSAMLARRRKATLPGEKPGPKKDDDVSSQDAADPSGTRTPSLASDSVRRPWEKNSSTLPRMKSAAPSSTEPPASTEESDLERIKQELLEEVRRELQKLKEEIIEAFVLELRKRGSP is encoded by the exons ATGCGCCCCCAGAGCCGGGGCAGCCAGGGGCCCAG CGAGACGGTTGTCTGCGCCACCCGCGCCACGGTGATGCTGTACGACGATGCCAACAAGAAGTGGGTGACGGCGGGGAGTGGCCCCCAGGCTGTCAGCTGGGTGCAGATCTACCACAGCCCGGGCAGCAACACCTTCCGCGTGGTGGGCCGCAAGATGCAGGCAGACCAGCag gtggtCATTAACTGTGCGATCGTGAAGGGGATGAAATACAACCAGGCCACGCCCAACTTCCACCAGTGGCGCGACGCCCGCCAGGTCTGGGGGCTCAACTTCGGCAGCAAGGAGGACGCCAGCCAGTTCGCCAGCGGGATGCTGCTGGCCCTGGACCGGCTGGAGGCGG GCCTGGCTCCATCTGGGCCTCCCCAGAACGGCCCCTCCCCAgatgaaatggagcagcagaaaAG GcatcagctggagcaggaacaggAGCGCCGGGTGGTCAATGCAG GAGCTCCAGCGACCCCTTCGGGGGGAGGCCCCCCACCGCCCCCAGGGCCTCCGCCCCCTCCAGGGCCGCCTCCGCCGCCTGGCCTGCCTGCCGCTGCTGGGGGGCCACCCCCTGCGACTGGGGGACCACCTCccgcccctcctctgcctgctgcGCAGGGCCCTGGGGCGGGAGGCGGGGGGGCCACCGGCCTGGCAGCTGCCATCGCAAGCGCCAAACTCAGGAAAATCGCCAAG CAGGAGGATGGGGCCGGGCCGGCGGGGGGCAGCTCCAGCCCCGGGACAGCCCCAAAGACCGAGGCCAGCcgtggcggggggggcgggggcctgATGGAGGAGATGAGCGCCATGCTGGCCAGACg GCGGAAAGCCACGCTGCCGGGCGAGAAGCCTGGGCCAAAGAAAGATGACGACGTTTCCAGC CAAGACGCCGCCGACCCCTCAGGTACTAGGACCCCGAGCCTGGCGAGCG ACTCGGTGCGGAGGCCCTGGGAGAAGAACAGCTCCACCCTGCCCAG gatgaAATCAGCTGCCCCCAGCAGCACGGAGCCCCCAGCCAGCACAGAGGAGTCTGACCTGGAGCGGATCAAACAG gagctgctggaggaggtgCGCCGGGAGCTGCAGAAACTGAAGGAGGAGATCATCGAGG
- the VASP gene encoding vasodilator-stimulated phosphoprotein isoform X2, whose translation MRPQSRGSQGPSETVVCATRATVMLYDDANKKWVTAGSGPQAVSWVQIYHSPGSNTFRVVGRKMQADQQVVINCAIVKGMKYNQATPNFHQWRDARQVWGLNFGSKEDASQFASGMLLALDRLEAGLAPSGPPQNGPSPDEMEQQKRHQLEQEQERRVVNAGAPATPSGGGPPPPPGPPPPPGPPPPPGLPAAAGGPPPATGGPPPAPPLPAAQGPGAGGGGATGLAAAIASAKLRKIAKEDGAGPAGGSSSPGTAPKTEASRGGGGGGLMEEMSAMLARRRKATLPGEKPGPKKDDDVSSQQDAADPSGTRTPSLASDSVRRPWEKNSSTLPRMKSAAPSSTEPPASTEESDLERIKQELLEEVRRELQKLKEEIIEAFVLELRKRGSP comes from the exons ATGCGCCCCCAGAGCCGGGGCAGCCAGGGGCCCAG CGAGACGGTTGTCTGCGCCACCCGCGCCACGGTGATGCTGTACGACGATGCCAACAAGAAGTGGGTGACGGCGGGGAGTGGCCCCCAGGCTGTCAGCTGGGTGCAGATCTACCACAGCCCGGGCAGCAACACCTTCCGCGTGGTGGGCCGCAAGATGCAGGCAGACCAGCag gtggtCATTAACTGTGCGATCGTGAAGGGGATGAAATACAACCAGGCCACGCCCAACTTCCACCAGTGGCGCGACGCCCGCCAGGTCTGGGGGCTCAACTTCGGCAGCAAGGAGGACGCCAGCCAGTTCGCCAGCGGGATGCTGCTGGCCCTGGACCGGCTGGAGGCGG GCCTGGCTCCATCTGGGCCTCCCCAGAACGGCCCCTCCCCAgatgaaatggagcagcagaaaAG GcatcagctggagcaggaacaggAGCGCCGGGTGGTCAATGCAG GAGCTCCAGCGACCCCTTCGGGGGGAGGCCCCCCACCGCCCCCAGGGCCTCCGCCCCCTCCAGGGCCGCCTCCGCCGCCTGGCCTGCCTGCCGCTGCTGGGGGGCCACCCCCTGCGACTGGGGGACCACCTCccgcccctcctctgcctgctgcGCAGGGCCCTGGGGCGGGAGGCGGGGGGGCCACCGGCCTGGCAGCTGCCATCGCAAGCGCCAAACTCAGGAAAATCGCCAAG GAGGATGGGGCCGGGCCGGCGGGGGGCAGCTCCAGCCCCGGGACAGCCCCAAAGACCGAGGCCAGCcgtggcggggggggcgggggcctgATGGAGGAGATGAGCGCCATGCTGGCCAGACg GCGGAAAGCCACGCTGCCGGGCGAGAAGCCTGGGCCAAAGAAAGATGACGACGTTTCCAGC CAGCAAGACGCCGCCGACCCCTCAGGTACTAGGACCCCGAGCCTGGCGAGCG ACTCGGTGCGGAGGCCCTGGGAGAAGAACAGCTCCACCCTGCCCAG gatgaAATCAGCTGCCCCCAGCAGCACGGAGCCCCCAGCCAGCACAGAGGAGTCTGACCTGGAGCGGATCAAACAG gagctgctggaggaggtgCGCCGGGAGCTGCAGAAACTGAAGGAGGAGATCATCGAGG
- the VASP gene encoding vasodilator-stimulated phosphoprotein isoform X1, with the protein MRPQSRGSQGPSETVVCATRATVMLYDDANKKWVTAGSGPQAVSWVQIYHSPGSNTFRVVGRKMQADQQVVINCAIVKGMKYNQATPNFHQWRDARQVWGLNFGSKEDASQFASGMLLALDRLEAGLAPSGPPQNGPSPDEMEQQKRHQLEQEQERRVVNAGAPATPSGGGPPPPPGPPPPPGPPPPPGLPAAAGGPPPATGGPPPAPPLPAAQGPGAGGGGATGLAAAIASAKLRKIAKQEDGAGPAGGSSSPGTAPKTEASRGGGGGGLMEEMSAMLARRRKATLPGEKPGPKKDDDVSSQQDAADPSGTRTPSLASDSVRRPWEKNSSTLPRMKSAAPSSTEPPASTEESDLERIKQELLEEVRRELQKLKEEIIEAFVLELRKRGSP; encoded by the exons ATGCGCCCCCAGAGCCGGGGCAGCCAGGGGCCCAG CGAGACGGTTGTCTGCGCCACCCGCGCCACGGTGATGCTGTACGACGATGCCAACAAGAAGTGGGTGACGGCGGGGAGTGGCCCCCAGGCTGTCAGCTGGGTGCAGATCTACCACAGCCCGGGCAGCAACACCTTCCGCGTGGTGGGCCGCAAGATGCAGGCAGACCAGCag gtggtCATTAACTGTGCGATCGTGAAGGGGATGAAATACAACCAGGCCACGCCCAACTTCCACCAGTGGCGCGACGCCCGCCAGGTCTGGGGGCTCAACTTCGGCAGCAAGGAGGACGCCAGCCAGTTCGCCAGCGGGATGCTGCTGGCCCTGGACCGGCTGGAGGCGG GCCTGGCTCCATCTGGGCCTCCCCAGAACGGCCCCTCCCCAgatgaaatggagcagcagaaaAG GcatcagctggagcaggaacaggAGCGCCGGGTGGTCAATGCAG GAGCTCCAGCGACCCCTTCGGGGGGAGGCCCCCCACCGCCCCCAGGGCCTCCGCCCCCTCCAGGGCCGCCTCCGCCGCCTGGCCTGCCTGCCGCTGCTGGGGGGCCACCCCCTGCGACTGGGGGACCACCTCccgcccctcctctgcctgctgcGCAGGGCCCTGGGGCGGGAGGCGGGGGGGCCACCGGCCTGGCAGCTGCCATCGCAAGCGCCAAACTCAGGAAAATCGCCAAG CAGGAGGATGGGGCCGGGCCGGCGGGGGGCAGCTCCAGCCCCGGGACAGCCCCAAAGACCGAGGCCAGCcgtggcggggggggcgggggcctgATGGAGGAGATGAGCGCCATGCTGGCCAGACg GCGGAAAGCCACGCTGCCGGGCGAGAAGCCTGGGCCAAAGAAAGATGACGACGTTTCCAGC CAGCAAGACGCCGCCGACCCCTCAGGTACTAGGACCCCGAGCCTGGCGAGCG ACTCGGTGCGGAGGCCCTGGGAGAAGAACAGCTCCACCCTGCCCAG gatgaAATCAGCTGCCCCCAGCAGCACGGAGCCCCCAGCCAGCACAGAGGAGTCTGACCTGGAGCGGATCAAACAG gagctgctggaggaggtgCGCCGGGAGCTGCAGAAACTGAAGGAGGAGATCATCGAGG
- the VASP gene encoding vasodilator-stimulated phosphoprotein isoform X4 has translation MSETVVCATRATVMLYDDANKKWVTAGSGPQAVSWVQIYHSPGSNTFRVVGRKMQADQQVVINCAIVKGMKYNQATPNFHQWRDARQVWGLNFGSKEDASQFASGMLLALDRLEAGLAPSGPPQNGPSPDEMEQQKRHQLEQEQERRVVNAGAPATPSGGGPPPPPGPPPPPGPPPPPGLPAAAGGPPPATGGPPPAPPLPAAQGPGAGGGGATGLAAAIASAKLRKIAKQEDGAGPAGGSSSPGTAPKTEASRGGGGGGLMEEMSAMLARRRKATLPGEKPGPKKDDDVSSQQDAADPSGTRTPSLASDSVRRPWEKNSSTLPRMKSAAPSSTEPPASTEESDLERIKQELLEEVRRELQKLKEEIIEAFVLELRKRGSP, from the exons ATGAG CGAGACGGTTGTCTGCGCCACCCGCGCCACGGTGATGCTGTACGACGATGCCAACAAGAAGTGGGTGACGGCGGGGAGTGGCCCCCAGGCTGTCAGCTGGGTGCAGATCTACCACAGCCCGGGCAGCAACACCTTCCGCGTGGTGGGCCGCAAGATGCAGGCAGACCAGCag gtggtCATTAACTGTGCGATCGTGAAGGGGATGAAATACAACCAGGCCACGCCCAACTTCCACCAGTGGCGCGACGCCCGCCAGGTCTGGGGGCTCAACTTCGGCAGCAAGGAGGACGCCAGCCAGTTCGCCAGCGGGATGCTGCTGGCCCTGGACCGGCTGGAGGCGG GCCTGGCTCCATCTGGGCCTCCCCAGAACGGCCCCTCCCCAgatgaaatggagcagcagaaaAG GcatcagctggagcaggaacaggAGCGCCGGGTGGTCAATGCAG GAGCTCCAGCGACCCCTTCGGGGGGAGGCCCCCCACCGCCCCCAGGGCCTCCGCCCCCTCCAGGGCCGCCTCCGCCGCCTGGCCTGCCTGCCGCTGCTGGGGGGCCACCCCCTGCGACTGGGGGACCACCTCccgcccctcctctgcctgctgcGCAGGGCCCTGGGGCGGGAGGCGGGGGGGCCACCGGCCTGGCAGCTGCCATCGCAAGCGCCAAACTCAGGAAAATCGCCAAG CAGGAGGATGGGGCCGGGCCGGCGGGGGGCAGCTCCAGCCCCGGGACAGCCCCAAAGACCGAGGCCAGCcgtggcggggggggcgggggcctgATGGAGGAGATGAGCGCCATGCTGGCCAGACg GCGGAAAGCCACGCTGCCGGGCGAGAAGCCTGGGCCAAAGAAAGATGACGACGTTTCCAGC CAGCAAGACGCCGCCGACCCCTCAGGTACTAGGACCCCGAGCCTGGCGAGCG ACTCGGTGCGGAGGCCCTGGGAGAAGAACAGCTCCACCCTGCCCAG gatgaAATCAGCTGCCCCCAGCAGCACGGAGCCCCCAGCCAGCACAGAGGAGTCTGACCTGGAGCGGATCAAACAG gagctgctggaggaggtgCGCCGGGAGCTGCAGAAACTGAAGGAGGAGATCATCGAGG